Below is a window of Mycolicibacterium chitae DNA.
TGGGCCGTGCCGGCTGAACGAAGCTCGGGTCGTTGATGCCGTGGCCCGCGGCCTTCTGCCACATCGCCGAACGCCAGGCCGCTTCGATGGCGTCGTCGTCGGAGCCGTCGCGCAGCAGGGCGCGCAGGTCGGTCTCCCTGGTCGCGAAAAGACAGTTGCGCACCTGGCCGTCGGCCGTCAGCCGGGTGCGGTCGCAGGCCGCGCAGAACGCCTCGGACACCGAGGCGATCACACCCACCGTGGCCGACCCGCCGTCGACGCGCCACAGCTGGGCGGGGGCGGATCCGCGCGGCGCGGTGTCCGGGGTCAGCGTGAAGTGCCCGCGCAGGGTCTCGAGGATCTCGGCGGCGGTCAGCACACTGCCGCGTTCCCAGCTGTGCCCCGCGTCCAGCGGCATCTGCTCGATGACCCGCAACTGATAGTCGTGCTGCAGGCAGAACTTCAGCAGCGCCACGACGTCGTCGCGGCCGGTCTGCGGGTCCAGCACCGCGTTGACCTTCACCGGTCGCAGGCCGGCGCGCTGCGCGGCGGCGAGTCCCGCGATGACGTCGTCGAGCCGGTCCCGACGGGTGATCGCCGCGAAGTGGGTGGCGTCGACCGTGTCGAGCGAGACGTTGACCCGGTCCAGGCCGGCCTCGGCCAGGGCCTGGGCCCGGCGGTGCAGCGCGACGCCGTTGGTGGTCAGCGCGATCTGGGGCCGGGGCCGCAGCGCGGCGGTGGCCGCGATGACCCGGTCGAGGTCCTTGGCCAGTAGCGGTTCGCCGCCGGTGAACCGGACATTGGTGATGCCCAGCCGGGTCACGGCGATGCGCAACAGTCGCACCAGTTCCTCGGTGCTCAGCACCTGCTCGGTGGCCAGCCAGTCCAGGCCCTCGGCGGGCATGCAGTAGGTGCAGCGCAGATTGCACCGGTCGGTCAGGGAGACCCGCAGATCGGTGGCCACTCGGCCGAAGGTGTCGATCAGCGGTCCGGAGGCCGGTGCCGCGCCGACCGGCCGGAACACCGTCGGCAGCCCCAACGAAGTCACCGTCATCGCGGCACTCCGATCGGGTCCTGGCGCGCCTGATCCACCGGCACGATGTCCTTGCCGAGCGGCAGCAGCGAGATCGGGATCATCTTCAGATCGGCCAGCGCCAGCGGGATGCCGATGATCGTGACGGCCATCGCGATGGCGCTCAGCAGATGACCGAGCGCCAGCCACCAGCCGAACAGGATGATCCAGATGATGTTGCCGACGAGTGCGCCGGGGCGGGGACCGGGCTTGTCGACGACGGTGCGGCCGAACGGCCACAGCGCGAACGACGCGATGCGTAGCGCCGCGAAGCCGAACGGGATGGTGATGATCAACACGAAGGAGATCAGCGCGGCCAACAGGTATCCCAGGGCCAACCACAGGCCGCCGAAGATCAACCAGATCACGTTCAGTATCAGGCGCATCTCTCCTCCAGCGGTACGGCCAGACTACCGAGTTAACACGGATGTTGGCGGCGGGGTCAGCCGAGTAGGATCAAGCGTCAGTGCGCCCTGCGCAGGCGGGGCGCATTGTTATGTGACGGTGGAGGCCGCCGAGTATCGGCGGCCCGTAAGACAAGCGGGTGAGACCAGTGCCGACCGGCCGGGTGAAGTGGTATGACGCCGAGAAGGGCTTCGGCTTCCTGTCCCAGGAGGAGGGGGAGGACGTCTACGTCCGCGCGTCCGCGCTGCCCGCAGGGGTGGAAAGCCTCAAGGCCGGCCAGCGGGTGGAGTTCGGGGTGGCCGCCGGCCGCCGCGGCCCGCAGGCGCTGAGCCTCAAGCTCATCGATCCGCCGCCCAGCCTGTCCCGGACGCGGCGGGAGGCCGCCGGTCCGCCGGAGCGCAAGCACACCCCCGACGAGTTGCACGGCATGGTCGAGGACATGATCACCCTGCTCGAGGGCACGGTGCAGCCCGAACTCCGCAAGGGGCGCTACCCCGATCGCAAGGTCGCCCGCCGGGTGTCCGAGGTGGTCAAGGCGGTCGCGCACGAACTCGACGCTTAAAGCGCGGGGAGACGGGCATGCTGGTGGCATGCCTGATACCTACGTAGCCAGCGGCGGGGAGTTCAACCGCGACACCAACTACATCACCACCCGCATCACGGCCGACGGCCGCGACGGGTATCCGGTGGAACCCGGCCGGTACCGGTTGATCGTCGCCCGGGCCTGCCCGTGGGCCAACCGGGCGATCATCGTCCGGCGGCTGCTGGGGCTCGAAGGCGTTCTTTCCATTGGGTTTTGCGGTCCCACGCATGATCAGCGCAGCTGGACGTTCGACCTGGACCCGGACGGGCTCGACCCGGTGCTGAAGATCCCGCGGCTGCGCGACGCCTACCTGAAGCGATACCCGGACTACCCGAAGGGCATCACGGTCCCGGCGATCGTCGACGTGCCCACCGGCGAGGTCGTCACCAACGACTTCGCGCAGCTGACGCTGGACCTGTCCACCGAGTGGACCGCGCATCACCGGCCCGGGGCGCCGCAGCTCTATCCCGAGCCGTTGCGCGCCGAGATCGACGAGGTGAGCAAGAGGATCTACACCGAGGTCAACAACGGTGTGTACCGGTGCGGCTTCGCGGGCAGTCAGGACGCCTACGACGCGGCCTACGACCGGTTGTTCACCGCACTGGACTGGCTATCCGAGCGGTTGAGCGGGCAGCGGTACCTGGTCGGGGACACGATCACCGAGGCCGACGTGCGGTTGTTCACCACCCTGGCCCGCTTCGACGCCGTCTACCACGGGCATTTCAAGTGCAACCGACAGAAGCTGACCGAACTACCCGTGCTGTGGGGTTACGCCCGCGACCTGTTCCAGACGCCGGGGTTCGGCGACACCACCGACTTCGTGCAGATCAAGCAGCACTATTACATCGTGCACACCGACGTCAACCCGACGCAGGTGGTGCCCAAGGGGCCCGACCTCTCGGTCTGGCTGACCCCGCACGGCCGAGAAGAACTGGGCGGCAGGCCATTCGGTGACGGCACCCCGCCCGGGCCGACGGCCGAGGGGGAGCGGGTGCCTGCCGGGCACGGGGCCGGTGCTGGCTAGGCTCTGGTCATGGCTCTACTAGGTGCGCACGTCGACTCCGCCGACCCGTTGGCCGCCGCCGCGGCGCGCGACGCCGAGGTGGTGCAGTTCTTCCTGGGCGACCCGCAGGGGTGGAAGAAACCGGCCGAACATCCGCACGCCGAGGCGCTGCGGGACAGTGACGTGGCGATCTACATCCACTCGCCCTACGTCATCAACGTCGCCTCGACCAACAACCGGATCCGGATCCCCAGCCGCAAGATCCTGCATCAGCACGCGGAGGCCGCCGCCGCGATCGGCGCCAAGGGGTTGGTGGTGCACGGCGGGCACGTGACCGCCAAGGACGATCCACAGACCGGAATCGAGAACTGGCGCAAGCTGTTCGAGCGGGCCGAGGAGGCCGGCGGGTTTCCGCTGCCGATCCTGATCGAGAACACCGCCGGCGGCGACAACGCGATGGCGCGCCGCTTCGACCGGTTGGCCATGTTGTGGGATGCCGTCGGTCAGTACGAGCCGGGGTTCGTGCTGGACACCTGCCACGCCTGGGCCGGCGGTGAAGAACTCGCCGACATCGCCGACCGGGTCAAGGCCATCACCGGTCGCATCGATCTGGTGCACGCCAACAACTCCCGCGACGGCTTCGGTTCGGGTGCGGACCGGCACGCCAACTTCGACGCCGGAACCTTCGACTCGGAGTTGATCGCCGCGGTGTGCCGCGACGCCGGGTGCGACGTGATCATCGAGACCCCGTCCGACGGGCACGCCGACGACCTGGCGTTCCTGCGAAAGAGCCTGGCCTAGTCGGAGTTCGACTCGGACGCGGGCGCGTCGCGCTGCTCCCAGACGGTGCGCACCGACCATTCCGCGTGCGGTATCTCGCGGATCTCCCCGTCGACCTCGACCAGGGTGGGCAGCTGTACGGCCAGCCCGGTCAGCCGCCCGCGCTGCGGGTCCACCGTGGCGATGGTGACCGCGAGCCGCTCGCCGGGGGCAAAGGTGAAGATCTGGTCCTGGTCGACCTCCTCGTAGGCCAGGATCATCCGCCACGGCGCCGTGCCGATCGCCGACGGCACCGAAAGCTGCACCGGGTCACTGTGATTGACCGCCAGTTCACCCTGCGTGCCGGCCTCGTAGCACTCGTTGAGGTTCACCACATTGCAGTACAGGTACGGGCCCACCCGCACCGCCTCGCCGTGGGTGAAGGCGCTGATCTCGGGCAGCGACGGGCCGTCGTGGCGGGTCAGCAGCCACGCCGCGACGCCACCGGCGCCGGACGCGAGCACCACCGCGAGGCTGACGAGCACGATCATGATGCGTTTCATTCGCGGTTGCCCACCTGCGACCACACTCTCGTTTCTTCGCGTTCGGTACCGTTCTGGCCGACCTTGACCGGGCGGTTGCCGCCGAGGCCCGGGATCAATGATGCGCCATGGAAACTGAGCACGGTCTGCGCCAGGCCCGGGATCAGCACCGCGCTGATCGCGGTGAATCCCACCCACAGGTCGGTGTAGACCAGCACGCCGATGGCGCCGCCGAGCACCCAGGCCAGCTGCAGCACGGACTCCGACCGGCCGAACGCCGAGGCCCGGGATTCCTCGGGCAGGTCCTGCTGCAGCGAGGCGTCCAGCGAGGCCTTGGCGATGGCGCTGGCACCCGAGGTGACCAGCGTCGCGACGGCCACGACCAGCAGGTTGCCGGTGACCGCGGCGGCCAGCGCGGCGGCGGTGACCGCGATGGCGCAGCGCACCACCAGCACAGCCGGCCGGCCGAGCTTGAGCCGCGCGGCGGTGAAGTTGCCGGCGAAGTTGCCGACTCCGGCGGCGGCGCCGATCAGGCCCAGGATGGCCAGCTGTTCCCAGCCGCTGGCCTCGTGCGACTTCGCGACGAACGCGGGATAGAGGAACAGAAAGCCCACCATCACCTTGACGGTGCAGTTGCCCCACAGCGCGGTGATGACGTTGCGGCCCAGGGGCTGGCGGGGCGCGCGGGCCGGGGTCTGCGCGGCCGCGTCGGGCCGGCGGCGCAGCGCCTCGCCGTAGCGGTCGGAGTCGTGATAGCTCAGCGTCGCGGGGACCTCACCGGCGGTGACCTCCACCCAGCGCGGGATCTGCATCGACAGCCAGATCCCGGCGAGCGAGACGGCCACGAGCACCCACAGCGCGCCGGGCAGCGCGAACAGGCTGGTCAGCCCGTACTCCACCCCGGCGGCGATGCCGCCGCCGACGATCGTGCCGCCGAGCAAGCCGAACATCGTCAGCCGGGAGTTCACCCGGACCAGGTCGATGCTGGGCGGCATCACCCGCGGGGTGACGGCGCTGCGCAGCACCGTGAACGACTTGGACAGCACCATCATCCCGAGCGCGCACGGGTAGAGCACCCAGGACGGGAAGCTGCCGGTGGCGCCGTCGTAGTTGGCGATCAGCACGAAGGCCAGCACGGTGCGCAGCGCGAACGATCCGGCCAGCGCCACCCGCCGGCCGTGCTGCAACCGGTCCAGCGCGGGCCCGATCAGCGGGGCGATAACGGCGAACGGGGCAATGGTGATCAGCAGGTACAGCGCCACGCGGCTCTTGGATTCGGCGGTCGCCGCGGCGAAGAACAGCGTGTTGGCCAGCGCGACGGCCATGGCGGCGTCGACGGCGAAGTTGGCGACCACCGGCCAGGTGAGTGCGGTCAGGCCGGACTTGTCGGCGCCGTCGGCGGTCGCGGCGCGGTGCACCAGGCCGTACATCCGGGTGCCCATCTCGCGGCTGCGCATCGCGGCCGCGCGCGTCACCGTGATGCGGGCGGCGTCGTCGGTGGCCCGGTCCGCCTCGTCGCGGGGCCGATCCGCGCGGCGGCGGTCCTCGTCCAGCGGCGGCAGGTAGCGGTTGTTGCTCGGCGAGGAACGCGGCTTTCGCGGCGGGTCGCTGGGGTAGTTCGCCATCCCCGGATGCTCGCCGGGACGGGGCCGACGCCGGTCCCCGGACCGCGGATCATCTCGACGCCCTGACACGACCTCGATTGTTCCTTATTTCGTCGACTCGGCGCGTCCAGGTGACCGGTGTGGCTACCGCGCCGTTACTGAGGCAGTATTGACCGTGATGGACAGCGGGACCGAAACCACCGAACGACCCACAGCGGAGCCCGGCGCCGGCCACGGCGCCGAGGTGACCGAAGCCTTGGCGGCCGTGCTCAACGGCGCGGTGGAGGCTGCGCGCGAGGCGGTCGAGGACTTCAGCGGCGGCACCGTCGGCGAGTATCTGGGCGTCAGCTACGACGATCCGACCGCGGCCACCCATCGCTTCCTGGCCACCCTGCCCGGCTACCGCGGCTGGCAGTGGGCCGTGGTCGTGGCCGCCTACCCCGGTGCCACCCGCGCCACCATCAGCGAGGTGGCCCTGGTGCCCGGTCCGACGGCGTTGCTGGCCCCGGAGTGGGTGCCGTGGGAGGAGCGGGTGCGTCCCGGCGACCTGGGCCCCGGCGATCTGCTGGCCCCGGCGGCCGACGATCCGCGGCTGGTGCCCGGCTATCTGCTCAGCGGCGACCCGGAGATGGACGAGACCGCGGCCGAGATCGGGCTGGGCCGCCGCCAGGTGATGAGCGCCTGGGGCCGCGACGACGCCGCGCAGCGCTGGCACGACGGGGAGTTCGGCCCGTCCTCGGCGATGGCGCGCGCCACCAAGCGGGTGTGCCGGGACTGCGGCTTCCTGCTTCCGATGGCCGGCGAGCTGGGCACGATGTTCGGGGTGTGCGGTAACGAACTGGCCGCCGACGGCCACGTGGTGGACTTCACCTACGGCTGCGGCGCCCACTCGGACACACCGGCCCCGCCGGGCGGCGCCGGGTCCCCGCAGTTCGACCCCTACGACGACGGGGTGCTCGAGGTGGCGGCCACGCCGAACCCCGAGCAGTCCGACGAGCCGACCGTGCTCAACCCTGTTCCGCCGCCGCTTTGATGCGCGCAAGCGAGACGTTCATGCCGTCGACGAGTTCTTGCTCGAAGCTCGGCACCCCGCCCATCAGCGTCTTGACCAACAGGTTGGACACCGCCGTGGTGCCGTTCTCGGCGTGCCGCGATTCGATCACGCGAGTGCCGCCGCTCGCGGTGGGTTCCAGTTCGTAGCTCCACACCGTGCGGTTGACGTCGACCTTGAAGGCCAGCTTCTGCTGCGGGACGACCTCGGTGATGGTGCAGGTGGTGGGCCAGACCATGAGCTTGTTGCGCCGGTTCAGGTTCAGCGTCCGGGTGCCGGGCCGCACCTGACCGAGCGGCTTCATCAGCCGGCATTGCGGGCTCCAGTCCGGCATCCGACCGAAGTCCGACACCAACTCCCAGACCTTGGACACGGGTGCGTCGATGGTGATCTCGGCTTGCAGCAGCGGGGCGGCCATGGTTCTCCTCGGATTCAGGCGGTGGGCGGTGGGTCGATCAAACCGGTCTGCGCGCCGCGGGCACCGCGGCGGGCGGCGCTGCGCTGCCAGAGGAACACCGACGTCCCGATGACGCCGGTGGCCAGGCCGGCCAGGCAGATGGGCCGCCAGCTCTCCAGCGCGGGAACGGTGAACGCGGCCAGGGTGGCCAGCAGCCACAGCAAAGCCCCGACACCGATCACCCGCCACGGTTCGGTCAGCGCGGTGGGCAACGGCGGGGGTTCGGGAGATTCGGCGGCCATCGGGACCAAAGTAACCGATACGACAACTTAGGTAGACGATCTTCGCATTGGGTGCTGGGTAAAGCTGCTGCTGAAGTATTGTTTTTCCTCGTGATAGATGTCGATGGTCGACTGGTGGGGGATCTTTCGCTGGCGGTGCTCCGGCTCGCGCGGCAGCTGCGTTTCCGCCGTCCGGACTCGCCCGTGTCGCTGTCCCAGCTTTCGGCACTGTCGACCCTGCACAAGGAGGGCGCGATGACGCCCGGCACCCTCGCCATCCGCGAGCGCGTGCGGCCGCCGTCGATGACCCGCGTCATCGCCGCGCTGGCGGAGATGGGTCTGGTGGTGCGGACGCCGCATCCGATCGACGGCCGCCAGGTGCTGGTGTCGGTGTCCGACAGCGGCGTCGAGTTGCTGGAGACCGAGCAGCGCGAGAGTCAGGCGTGGTTGCAGCACCGATTGGGCACGCTGAACTCCGACGAGCGCTCGGTGCTGCTGCGCGCAGCAAAGCTGATGTCGACCATCGTCGACGAAAGAGCGTGAGCGTCAACGTTGTTGATGTCGAGGACGTGGGGGATCCCCGGCTGGACGATTTCCGCGACCTGAACTCGGTGGACCGGCGGCCCGACCTGCCCACCGGTCGGGGCCTGGTGATCGCCGAGGGCGTGTTGGTCGTGCAGCGGATGCTGGCCTCGCGGTTCGCCCCGCACGCCTTGCTGGGTACCGCGCGGCGACTCGAGGAACTGCGCGCCGACCTGGACGGCTCCGACATCCCGTACTACCGGGTCGAACCCACCGTGATGGCCGACGCCGTCGGATTCCACCTGAACCGCGGCGTGCTGGCCGCCGCGCGCCGGCCCGCGGAGTTGAGCCCGGCCGGGGTGGTGGCCCACGCCCGCACCATCGCGGTGCTCGAGGGCGTCAACGATCACGAGAACCTCGGGTCGATCTTCCGCAACGCCGCCGGGCTCGGGGTCGACGGTGTGCTCTTCGGGGCCGGCTGCGCGGACCCGTTGTATCGGCGCGCGGTGCGGGTGTCGATGGGGCACGCCCTGCTGGTGCCCTTCGCCAAGGCGCAGCGCTGGCCCGCCGATCTACACCTGTTGCGGGAGCGGGGATTTCGGCTGCTCGCCATGACGCCGGACCCGGGGGCGGCCACGCTGGCCGACGCCATGACGGAATTGGCCGACGACCGGGTGGCGATCCTCGTCGGTGCCGAGGGGCCGGGGCTGACCGAGACGACGATGCGCGCCAGCGATGTGCGGGTACGCATCCCGATGTCGCGGGGCACCGATTCGCTCAACGTCGCCACGGCGGCGGCGCTGGCCTTCTATGAGCGGGCGCGCTCGGACCATTAGGGTCGCAGCGTGACCGAAGAAGGCACCCCCTGGGGGACCGGGCTGACTGCGGCGGCGTTCGCCGCGGCGGTGACGGCGGCCGCGATCGTGGTCCTCAGCCTCGGACTGATCCGGGTGCATCCGCTGTTGGCGGTGGGGTTGAACCTGATCGCCGTCGGCGGCCTAGCCCCGACGGTGTGGGGCTGGCGGCGCATCCCGGTCGTGCGCTGGTTCGTCCTGGGCAGCGCGGTCGGTGTGGCGGGCGGCTGGCTGGCGCTGTTGGCGTTGGCCGCCGCGGGCTGAGTTGGGGGGCTGGGCGGGGGGCTCAGCGGTCGCCGCTGGAGCGCACCCCGAGCAGCACGTCCTCCCAGGCGGGGACCGCGGGCTTGGCGCGCTTGGCGCGGGCGGGCGGGGCCGTTTCGGCCGCCGGCGCCGGTTCGGGCGAGGCCTTCGGAGTCGCCTTCGGGGCTGCCTTGGGGGCCGGGGCGGGCTGGCCGGGGGCCGGGCTCTCGAACTCCAGCTGGGGCAGCGGGGCGACCGGACGCAGCGGCCGGTCGAAGTCGGGGTCGATCAGCTCGGTCGCGGTGTCATCCAGCGCGGTGACGGTGCCGCCGTGCGCGCCGGGGACGAAGCGGAAGTGTGCGACGTTGTCCGACCGGCCGGCCTTCCACGCCAGCTGCACGGTCCAGCGGCCGTCCTCGTTGCGCCAGGCGTCCCACGCGGTGTCGTCGGGGTTGAGCCCGCGGTTGACCAGCGCGGTGGTGACCGATTCCAGCAGGGTCAGGACGGCCGGTCCGTCGGCGAGCACGGGGTGCGCCGCGGTGGCCAGTTCGGCGGCCCGGGCGCGTTCGAGCAGGACGGGGTGTGCGAAGCGTTCGATCTTCGACAGTTCCGCGCCGCTGGCCTCGGCCAGCTGCTCGACGGATGCCCCGGCACGGATCCGGGCTTGAATATCCTTGGGACGCAGCACGCTTCTGACCTCGATGTCGATTTGTGTCTGACCGACTCGGGAGGCGTCACCGCGGACGGCAGCGCGGAGCCGGTCGTCGACGCGCAGCCGGAACTTGGTGGGCCCGCCGGCCGCGGCCGGAGCGTCGTCCTCGCAGATGATGTGTCGGCCGTCGACGTCGAGTCCAACAACTTTCAGATCTCGCATGTCGACCTCCTTGGGATCACCGTGCCGGACCCGCTTGGTGCGGACCTTACTGCAGCCCGATCGTTATCCCGGTGTGACACGCGGGGCCCAGCCCGACTGTGCTTTTTGATCCGCAAAACGCCCGTGATGCGGATGGATCCGCACAGTCGCGGCAAGGGCGCGGTCAGAGCCGCTCGACGACCCAGTCCACGCAGGCCGTCAGCGCGCTGACGTCGTCGGGGTCGATGGCGGGGAACATC
It encodes the following:
- a CDS encoding cold-shock protein — translated: MPTGRVKWYDAEKGFGFLSQEEGEDVYVRASALPAGVESLKAGQRVEFGVAAGRRGPQALSLKLIDPPPSLSRTRREAAGPPERKHTPDELHGMVEDMITLLEGTVQPELRKGRYPDRKVARRVSEVVKAVAHELDA
- a CDS encoding glutathione S-transferase family protein, yielding MPDTYVASGGEFNRDTNYITTRITADGRDGYPVEPGRYRLIVARACPWANRAIIVRRLLGLEGVLSIGFCGPTHDQRSWTFDLDPDGLDPVLKIPRLRDAYLKRYPDYPKGITVPAIVDVPTGEVVTNDFAQLTLDLSTEWTAHHRPGAPQLYPEPLRAEIDEVSKRIYTEVNNGVYRCGFAGSQDAYDAAYDRLFTALDWLSERLSGQRYLVGDTITEADVRLFTTLARFDAVYHGHFKCNRQKLTELPVLWGYARDLFQTPGFGDTTDFVQIKQHYYIVHTDVNPTQVVPKGPDLSVWLTPHGREELGGRPFGDGTPPGPTAEGERVPAGHGAGAG
- a CDS encoding DUF3027 domain-containing protein, with protein sequence MDSGTETTERPTAEPGAGHGAEVTEALAAVLNGAVEAAREAVEDFSGGTVGEYLGVSYDDPTAATHRFLATLPGYRGWQWAVVVAAYPGATRATISEVALVPGPTALLAPEWVPWEERVRPGDLGPGDLLAPAADDPRLVPGYLLSGDPEMDETAAEIGLGRRQVMSAWGRDDAAQRWHDGEFGPSSAMARATKRVCRDCGFLLPMAGELGTMFGVCGNELAADGHVVDFTYGCGAHSDTPAPPGGAGSPQFDPYDDGVLEVAATPNPEQSDEPTVLNPVPPPL
- a CDS encoding TrmH family RNA methyltransferase; protein product: MSVNVVDVEDVGDPRLDDFRDLNSVDRRPDLPTGRGLVIAEGVLVVQRMLASRFAPHALLGTARRLEELRADLDGSDIPYYRVEPTVMADAVGFHLNRGVLAAARRPAELSPAGVVAHARTIAVLEGVNDHENLGSIFRNAAGLGVDGVLFGAGCADPLYRRAVRVSMGHALLVPFAKAQRWPADLHLLRERGFRLLAMTPDPGAATLADAMTELADDRVAILVGAEGPGLTETTMRASDVRVRIPMSRGTDSLNVATAAALAFYERARSDH
- a CDS encoding SRPBCC family protein, translated to MAAPLLQAEITIDAPVSKVWELVSDFGRMPDWSPQCRLMKPLGQVRPGTRTLNLNRRNKLMVWPTTCTITEVVPQQKLAFKVDVNRTVWSYELEPTASGGTRVIESRHAENGTTAVSNLLVKTLMGGVPSFEQELVDGMNVSLARIKAAAEQG
- a CDS encoding DUF2530 domain-containing protein, giving the protein MAAESPEPPPLPTALTEPWRVIGVGALLWLLATLAAFTVPALESWRPICLAGLATGVIGTSVFLWQRSAARRGARGAQTGLIDPPPTA
- the sepH gene encoding septation protein SepH translates to MRDLKVVGLDVDGRHIICEDDAPAAAGGPTKFRLRVDDRLRAAVRGDASRVGQTQIDIEVRSVLRPKDIQARIRAGASVEQLAEASGAELSKIERFAHPVLLERARAAELATAAHPVLADGPAVLTLLESVTTALVNRGLNPDDTAWDAWRNEDGRWTVQLAWKAGRSDNVAHFRFVPGAHGGTVTALDDTATELIDPDFDRPLRPVAPLPQLEFESPAPGQPAPAPKAAPKATPKASPEPAPAAETAPPARAKRAKPAVPAWEDVLLGVRSSGDR
- a CDS encoding YccF domain-containing protein; translation: MRLILNVIWLIFGGLWLALGYLLAALISFVLIITIPFGFAALRIASFALWPFGRTVVDKPGPRPGALVGNIIWIILFGWWLALGHLLSAIAMAVTIIGIPLALADLKMIPISLLPLGKDIVPVDQARQDPIGVPR
- a CDS encoding DUF2771 domain-containing protein, which produces MKRIMIVLVSLAVVLASGAGGVAAWLLTRHDGPSLPEISAFTHGEAVRVGPYLYCNVVNLNECYEAGTQGELAVNHSDPVQLSVPSAIGTAPWRMILAYEEVDQDQIFTFAPGERLAVTIATVDPQRGRLTGLAVQLPTLVEVDGEIREIPHAEWSVRTVWEQRDAPASESNSD
- a CDS encoding MarR family winged helix-turn-helix transcriptional regulator; this encodes MIDVDGRLVGDLSLAVLRLARQLRFRRPDSPVSLSQLSALSTLHKEGAMTPGTLAIRERVRPPSMTRVIAALAEMGLVVRTPHPIDGRQVLVSVSDSGVELLETEQRESQAWLQHRLGTLNSDERSVLLRAAKLMSTIVDERA
- a CDS encoding DUF2537 domain-containing protein; this encodes MTEEGTPWGTGLTAAAFAAAVTAAAIVVLSLGLIRVHPLLAVGLNLIAVGGLAPTVWGWRRIPVVRWFVLGSAVGVAGGWLALLALAAAG
- a CDS encoding deoxyribonuclease IV, with the protein product MALLGAHVDSADPLAAAAARDAEVVQFFLGDPQGWKKPAEHPHAEALRDSDVAIYIHSPYVINVASTNNRIRIPSRKILHQHAEAAAAIGAKGLVVHGGHVTAKDDPQTGIENWRKLFERAEEAGGFPLPILIENTAGGDNAMARRFDRLAMLWDAVGQYEPGFVLDTCHAWAGGEELADIADRVKAITGRIDLVHANNSRDGFGSGADRHANFDAGTFDSELIAAVCRDAGCDVIIETPSDGHADDLAFLRKSLA
- the moaA gene encoding GTP 3',8-cyclase MoaA, encoding MTVTSLGLPTVFRPVGAAPASGPLIDTFGRVATDLRVSLTDRCNLRCTYCMPAEGLDWLATEQVLSTEELVRLLRIAVTRLGITNVRFTGGEPLLAKDLDRVIAATAALRPRPQIALTTNGVALHRRAQALAEAGLDRVNVSLDTVDATHFAAITRRDRLDDVIAGLAAAQRAGLRPVKVNAVLDPQTGRDDVVALLKFCLQHDYQLRVIEQMPLDAGHSWERGSVLTAAEILETLRGHFTLTPDTAPRGSAPAQLWRVDGGSATVGVIASVSEAFCAACDRTRLTADGQVRNCLFATRETDLRALLRDGSDDDAIEAAWRSAMWQKAAGHGINDPSFVQPARPMSAIGG
- a CDS encoding MFS transporter, with the translated sequence MSGRRDDPRSGDRRRPRPGEHPGMANYPSDPPRKPRSSPSNNRYLPPLDEDRRRADRPRDEADRATDDAARITVTRAAAMRSREMGTRMYGLVHRAATADGADKSGLTALTWPVVANFAVDAAMAVALANTLFFAAATAESKSRVALYLLITIAPFAVIAPLIGPALDRLQHGRRVALAGSFALRTVLAFVLIANYDGATGSFPSWVLYPCALGMMVLSKSFTVLRSAVTPRVMPPSIDLVRVNSRLTMFGLLGGTIVGGGIAAGVEYGLTSLFALPGALWVLVAVSLAGIWLSMQIPRWVEVTAGEVPATLSYHDSDRYGEALRRRPDAAAQTPARAPRQPLGRNVITALWGNCTVKVMVGFLFLYPAFVAKSHEASGWEQLAILGLIGAAAGVGNFAGNFTAARLKLGRPAVLVVRCAIAVTAAALAAAVTGNLLVVAVATLVTSGASAIAKASLDASLQQDLPEESRASAFGRSESVLQLAWVLGGAIGVLVYTDLWVGFTAISAVLIPGLAQTVLSFHGASLIPGLGGNRPVKVGQNGTEREETRVWSQVGNRE